Proteins co-encoded in one Mesorhizobium huakuii genomic window:
- a CDS encoding lytic transglycosylase domain-containing protein: MRRRNMCVGGALLASAVSALAQTVTVTSPTVPMTVIVDADGRVKPIAPLDRPVEVVGQSATGAPQSPCQNTVAMPIDAAKALVLRVANEEAFSPEFVQSVAKVESRDVSTALSQKGAYGLMQLTSDTARRFKVDLCDPEANVRGGVRFLRALHERYRNPLFILAAYNAGEDAVEKSRGVPPYPETVRFVADVMNDFYAWPDPAGSTRPPARKSPASTPDMIEPARNFAPPVAAEAEQPAASEWSDGFVMHVQ; encoded by the coding sequence ATGCGGCGCAGAAACATGTGTGTTGGGGGTGCGCTATTGGCCAGCGCTGTTTCTGCCCTGGCGCAGACCGTTACCGTCACTTCACCCACGGTGCCGATGACCGTGATCGTGGACGCCGACGGTCGCGTCAAACCCATCGCACCGCTGGATCGTCCGGTCGAGGTCGTTGGGCAGTCTGCCACGGGTGCGCCGCAGTCCCCATGTCAAAACACGGTGGCGATGCCGATCGATGCGGCGAAGGCGCTTGTGCTGCGGGTCGCCAACGAGGAAGCCTTCTCTCCAGAATTTGTCCAATCGGTCGCCAAGGTCGAAAGCCGTGACGTTTCGACGGCGCTGTCGCAAAAGGGCGCCTACGGCCTGATGCAGTTGACGTCGGACACGGCGCGCCGGTTCAAGGTCGACCTTTGCGATCCTGAAGCCAATGTGCGCGGCGGCGTCCGCTTTCTGCGTGCGCTGCATGAGCGCTACCGGAATCCATTGTTCATTTTGGCCGCCTACAACGCAGGCGAGGACGCAGTTGAGAAAAGCCGTGGCGTACCGCCCTATCCGGAGACGGTGCGCTTCGTCGCCGACGTCATGAACGATTTCTATGCCTGGCCCGATCCGGCAGGCAGCACCCGCCCGCCCGCGCGCAAAAGCCCGGCAAGCACACCCGACATGATCGAACCAGCCAGAAATTTCGCGCCTCCGGTTGCGGCGGAGGCCGAGCAACCCGCCGCCTCCGAATGGAGCGACGGTTTCGTGATGCACGTCCAATGA
- a CDS encoding type IV secretion system protein VirB3 — protein sequence MDERQLEEPLITPLVKALTRAPTLMGVPYMYFMFNGVASSVCFLLSHDLMMLLVAIPLHLFGYVMTLRDDRIFEILFVKSTRCPPRSRAFWGADSYSA from the coding sequence ATGGACGAACGCCAGCTCGAGGAACCGCTGATCACGCCGCTCGTCAAGGCCTTGACGCGCGCGCCGACGCTTATGGGCGTGCCTTACATGTATTTCATGTTCAACGGCGTCGCCTCGTCCGTCTGCTTTCTCCTCTCGCACGATCTCATGATGCTGCTGGTTGCGATCCCGCTGCATCTCTTCGGCTATGTGATGACGCTGAGGGATGATCGGATCTTCGAAATCCTCTTCGTCAAGTCGACCAGATGTCCTCCACGTTCGCGCGCCTTCTGGGGCGCCGATAGCTATTCGGCATGA
- a CDS encoding isocitrate lyase/phosphoenolpyruvate mutase family protein translates to MSKAKQLRDRMAERGLVHIMAAHSPLSAILAEEAGFDGLWASGFELSALYGLADMSLITMTQHLDMLRAIAGQSSLPIVADIDTGYGNAVNVIHAIREYEKAGTAAVVIEDKTFPKVTSLAATGRQELLRIEEFQGKIEAAVSTRSDPDFLVIARTEALIAGLDEAEALKRGMAYVEAGADMILIHSKKKDPAEIESFSRAWKGIVPLVIVPNAYPELDGTRIRALANIQMTVYGNYGIRAATTAMQDAFRRIIADGGVQNVHKDIVSVEEIFRLQKMDKVKGDEKCFLR, encoded by the coding sequence ATGAGCAAAGCAAAGCAACTGCGTGACCGCATGGCCGAACGCGGCCTTGTTCACATCATGGCCGCTCACAGTCCTCTGTCGGCCATCTTGGCCGAAGAGGCCGGCTTCGATGGCCTCTGGGCTTCCGGCTTCGAGCTTTCGGCGCTTTACGGTCTTGCCGATATGAGCCTGATCACCATGACCCAGCATCTCGACATGCTGCGGGCGATCGCCGGTCAGTCCTCGCTGCCGATCGTCGCCGATATCGATACGGGCTACGGCAATGCCGTGAACGTCATCCATGCCATCCGCGAATATGAAAAGGCGGGCACGGCTGCCGTCGTGATCGAGGACAAGACTTTCCCCAAAGTCACCAGCCTTGCCGCCACTGGGCGCCAAGAACTTCTGCGTATTGAGGAATTCCAGGGCAAGATCGAAGCTGCGGTCTCCACCCGCAGCGACCCAGATTTCCTCGTCATAGCCCGCACGGAAGCCCTGATTGCCGGGTTGGACGAGGCGGAGGCCCTGAAGCGCGGCATGGCCTATGTCGAGGCAGGTGCCGATATGATCCTGATCCATTCTAAGAAAAAGGACCCGGCAGAGATCGAAAGCTTTTCCCGCGCCTGGAAGGGCATCGTCCCGCTTGTGATCGTGCCCAACGCCTATCCGGAACTCGACGGGACTCGGATCCGCGCGCTCGCCAACATCCAAATGACGGTCTATGGCAACTACGGGATCCGCGCCGCAACCACCGCAATGCAGGATGCCTTCCGACGGATCATTGCCGATGGCGGGGTGCAGAACGTCCATAAGGACATCGTTTCGGTCGAGGAGATCTTCCGGCTACAGAAAATGGACAAGGTCAAGGGGGACGAAAAGTGCTTCCTGCGCTGA
- a CDS encoding thermonuclease family protein, protein MTLLAMAIAVSPQASAQSPSIGSPGLYRPNQALQSPPLRVEVLDGTRFRDIETTAIYRLIGIDTCAPDQTALLGRQPWPCGTMAAAWLVRATLNKWVACNILREENGEHLARCAAADHADIGADMVRDGVAVTSPPPNRDPAIRAYASAEQEARKAYRGLWSSTFQMPWEFRASPERHAIAAVSRRGAP, encoded by the coding sequence ATGACGTTGCTCGCGATGGCGATCGCGGTGTCCCCACAGGCGAGCGCCCAGTCGCCCTCGATCGGTTCGCCGGGCCTATATCGTCCCAACCAGGCTCTCCAATCGCCACCGTTGCGGGTCGAGGTGCTCGACGGCACGCGGTTCCGCGATATCGAGACGACGGCGATCTATCGCCTCATTGGCATCGATACCTGTGCTCCCGATCAGACCGCACTGCTCGGCCGCCAGCCGTGGCCCTGCGGAACCATGGCAGCGGCTTGGCTGGTAAGGGCTACTTTGAACAAATGGGTTGCCTGCAACATCCTGCGCGAGGAGAACGGGGAGCATCTGGCCCGCTGCGCTGCTGCCGATCACGCCGATATCGGCGCCGACATGGTGCGCGACGGGGTCGCCGTCACGTCGCCGCCGCCGAACCGCGATCCAGCAATCCGCGCCTACGCTTCAGCAGAGCAGGAAGCGCGAAAAGCCTACCGCGGATTGTGGTCGAGCACCTTCCAGATGCCATGGGAGTTTCGCGCCAGTCCCGAACGCCACGCCATCGCGGCAGTCAGCCGACGGGGCGCGCCGTGA
- a CDS encoding TrbC/VirB2 family protein, protein MRLRHTLRQRALPAGAILLVLANQAVAQSGGTLQPVQSTLTQLVSALTGPIATALATLAVIACGFFAWSGRLTWGIAGSVIFGIVLVFGSAQIVDFFQSAVGQ, encoded by the coding sequence ATGCGACTACGACACACGCTGCGCCAGCGAGCTCTCCCAGCCGGCGCAATTCTCCTGGTCCTGGCCAATCAGGCGGTCGCTCAATCGGGCGGCACATTGCAGCCGGTTCAATCGACGCTGACGCAGCTCGTCTCCGCGCTGACCGGACCGATAGCCACTGCGCTGGCGACCCTGGCCGTGATTGCTTGCGGCTTCTTCGCCTGGTCGGGCCGCCTCACCTGGGGCATCGCCGGCAGCGTGATCTTCGGTATCGTGCTCGTCTTCGGCTCGGCCCAGATCGTCGACTTCTTCCAGTCCGCCGTCGGGCAGTGA
- a CDS encoding single-stranded DNA-binding protein, which produces MRGAAAALLTGIAMATPAMAQPAATGWFPVPPTAVYQTGDSWTDGETTFRLYGVQSCLRGTSFTNAHGLNRDCGEASLAMLIALTRDLRPQCYDAAEAPQMKTIFVFCVATRATGAGAGSRIDLGTALISTGYAFAAFNPQGQPVHAPYFVAQLVAERAKVGLWAFADLPDPNVIILRALRSPTSTSTSQSPAATTSPPPALTSTSSPPRRSALRTTNLFILRGRVGQAPKAFGKAAKINVATDRAWTDSKGKRQEETDWVTVTLLNEKVAEWALANVGKGDAVYAECRIADGSYKKDGETVYTTDIIANAFHKLDLGHRDDAEI; this is translated from the coding sequence ATGCGCGGCGCGGCGGCAGCGCTTCTGACGGGTATAGCCATGGCTACGCCGGCGATGGCTCAGCCGGCGGCGACTGGTTGGTTTCCGGTGCCGCCGACCGCCGTCTATCAGACTGGCGACAGCTGGACCGATGGCGAGACAACCTTTCGCCTGTACGGCGTGCAATCCTGCCTACGTGGCACGAGCTTCACCAATGCCCACGGTCTGAATCGCGATTGCGGTGAAGCCTCGCTCGCCATGCTCATCGCTCTCACCCGGGATCTGCGGCCGCAGTGCTACGACGCGGCGGAGGCGCCGCAGATGAAGACGATATTCGTCTTCTGTGTCGCGACGCGCGCAACCGGCGCGGGCGCGGGATCACGCATCGATCTCGGCACCGCGCTGATCTCGACCGGCTATGCCTTCGCGGCATTCAATCCGCAGGGACAGCCGGTGCACGCGCCCTACTTCGTGGCGCAACTCGTTGCCGAGCGAGCCAAGGTAGGCCTCTGGGCCTTTGCCGATCTGCCGGATCCGAACGTGATTATTCTGCGCGCCCTCAGATCCCCGACCTCGACCTCAACATCGCAATCCCCTGCCGCAACAACAAGCCCGCCCCCCGCGCTAACATCGACCTCGAGCCCACCAAGGAGATCTGCTTTGAGAACGACGAACCTGTTCATCCTGCGCGGCCGCGTCGGCCAGGCGCCGAAGGCCTTCGGCAAAGCCGCGAAAATCAATGTTGCAACCGATCGGGCGTGGACCGACAGCAAGGGCAAGCGCCAGGAAGAGACCGATTGGGTCACGGTGACGCTGCTCAACGAAAAAGTCGCGGAGTGGGCGCTGGCCAATGTCGGCAAAGGCGACGCGGTCTACGCCGAATGCCGTATTGCCGACGGCTCCTACAAAAAGGATGGCGAGACCGTCTACACGACGGACATCATCGCCAACGCCTTCCACAAGCTCGATCTGGGCCATCGCGATGACGCAGAGATTTGA
- a CDS encoding pyridoxal phosphate-dependent aminotransferase: protein MSLIAKRLQAVRPSQTKAMTAAAAALREKGIDVIALSQGEPDFDTPDVVQRAGIAAIREGKTRYTPVAGVKPLREVIRQKLLHDNSLDYDIDAITVGCGAKQVVFNALFASLDPGDEVIIPTPCWVSYPDMVRLAGGELVLVACHERFGFKLKPQDLEAAMTPRTKWLMLNSPNNPTGAVYSKAELAALAVVLRRHPQVHVLADDIYEKLVYGVRFATMAEAAPDLIGRTLTVNGVSKSSAMTGWRLGYGAGPKDLIKAMNTIQGQTSSHTSSISQYAAIEAIGGNQDYIDDFVSSFRKRRDLVVEKINEAQGLKCRTPDGAFYVFVNCAGVIGKTSPQGKVIETDMAFAMYLLEHFGVAVVPGSGFMASPYIRISYAASIEDLQHACDRILAACEALSESESIYEQSKATA, encoded by the coding sequence ATGTCACTCATCGCCAAAAGACTACAAGCCGTCCGTCCCTCTCAAACCAAGGCTATGACTGCCGCTGCCGCCGCTTTGCGCGAGAAGGGCATTGATGTCATTGCGCTCAGCCAGGGCGAACCGGATTTTGATACGCCCGACGTGGTGCAAAGAGCTGGAATAGCTGCCATTCGTGAGGGCAAGACACGCTACACGCCTGTCGCCGGCGTAAAGCCGCTACGTGAGGTAATCCGTCAGAAGCTGCTGCACGACAACAGCCTCGACTACGACATCGACGCGATCACCGTCGGCTGCGGCGCCAAACAGGTGGTCTTCAATGCGCTCTTCGCCAGTCTCGATCCGGGCGATGAGGTCATCATCCCGACACCCTGCTGGGTGTCCTATCCGGACATGGTGCGGCTTGCCGGCGGCGAGTTGGTTCTCGTCGCCTGCCACGAACGTTTCGGCTTCAAGCTGAAGCCGCAAGATCTGGAGGCGGCGATGACGCCGCGCACCAAGTGGCTGATGCTGAATTCACCCAACAATCCGACCGGTGCGGTCTATTCCAAGGCCGAGCTTGCGGCGCTCGCCGTCGTTCTGCGCCGCCATCCTCAAGTTCATGTGCTCGCAGACGATATCTACGAAAAACTCGTTTATGGCGTGCGTTTCGCGACGATGGCCGAAGCCGCGCCAGACCTCATCGGCCGGACGCTGACCGTCAACGGCGTTTCCAAGTCCAGCGCCATGACCGGATGGCGCCTCGGCTACGGCGCCGGGCCGAAGGATCTGATCAAGGCGATGAATACGATCCAGGGGCAGACGTCGTCCCACACCAGCTCGATCTCGCAATATGCAGCGATCGAAGCGATCGGTGGCAACCAGGACTACATCGACGATTTCGTCTCCAGCTTCCGCAAGCGCCGCGATCTCGTCGTCGAGAAGATCAACGAGGCCCAAGGCCTCAAATGCCGGACCCCGGATGGCGCCTTCTATGTATTCGTCAATTGCGCCGGTGTGATCGGCAAGACAAGTCCTCAGGGCAAGGTGATCGAGACCGACATGGCTTTCGCCATGTATCTTCTGGAGCATTTCGGCGTCGCCGTTGTGCCGGGCAGCGGCTTCATGGCCTCGCCCTACATCCGCATTTCCTACGCCGCGTCGATCGAGGATCTCCAGCATGCCTGCGACCGCATTCTTGCAGCCTGCGAAGCCCTGTCAGAAAGTGAGAGTATCTATGAGCAAAGCAAAGCAACTGCGTGA
- a CDS encoding ISAs1 family transposase, whose translation MPKKTFAVALATGNHLLVQLKENQPNLDDEIRAIVDSRTPSDTASSRDTVRSRQEDRTVDVFPVGKALVDSEWQPFVKTIIRVTRQTWLRSAATGMWQPRGEVSYYISSEQGLPAKTWAAIIRGHWGIENRNHYVRDVSCDEDRSRIRDNPGIMARARSFALNILRHNGTKNVAQALWNGALSLDLILAYKAL comes from the coding sequence ATGCCCAAAAAAACCTTCGCCGTAGCCCTGGCCACGGGTAACCATCTGCTGGTTCAACTCAAGGAGAACCAGCCCAATCTGGATGACGAGATTCGCGCCATCGTCGACAGCCGCACTCCCAGCGACACGGCCTCCTCACGCGACACAGTGCGATCCCGGCAGGAGGATCGAACCGTGGACGTCTTTCCCGTCGGCAAGGCCCTCGTCGACAGCGAATGGCAGCCCTTCGTCAAGACCATCATCCGCGTCACCCGCCAAACTTGGCTCCGCAGTGCCGCCACGGGCATGTGGCAGCCGCGCGGCGAGGTCTCATACTATATCTCCTCCGAACAGGGTCTCCCCGCCAAGACTTGGGCCGCCATCATCCGAGGCCACTGGGGCATCGAGAACCGCAACCACTATGTCCGCGACGTGTCCTGCGACGAGGACCGCAGCCGTATCCGCGACAACCCCGGCATCATGGCCAGAGCCCGCAGCTTCGCCCTCAACATCCTGCGTCACAACGGCACGAAAAACGTCGCTCAAGCCCTCTGGAACGGCGCTCTCTCCCTCGATCTCATCCTCGCTTACAAGGCTCTGTAA
- a CDS encoding acyltransferase, translating to MSTRTALRQILFDAGLILSLSAAAAFAGQSAASLIDAGMPANCAKFAARVSGSEGNFGTTNQYGCLGAFQFCPGTFERYYSGSAQSFLDNPSAQTAAWTKYEQDSWAQAQKNGLVSLVGQQVCAGGQCATIDQSAILMACQFGCGAKGKLANYAAGGDCNARNVKDGNGVSVCSYLVRGSGYDVSCFTGQQLCAQPQIGPGDFPTSTGIAAYAPTPASASIVVAPSDV from the coding sequence ATGAGCACGCGAACCGCTCTCCGGCAAATCCTGTTCGACGCCGGCCTCATTCTCTCGCTGTCGGCCGCGGCCGCCTTCGCCGGGCAATCGGCCGCGAGCCTCATCGACGCGGGGATGCCAGCGAATTGCGCGAAGTTCGCCGCCAGGGTCTCCGGCAGCGAGGGCAATTTCGGAACGACCAACCAATACGGCTGCCTCGGCGCCTTCCAGTTCTGCCCCGGTACGTTCGAACGCTACTACAGCGGTAGCGCACAGAGCTTTCTGGACAATCCATCGGCGCAGACAGCGGCGTGGACGAAATACGAACAGGATTCCTGGGCTCAGGCGCAGAAGAATGGCCTCGTCTCCCTCGTCGGCCAGCAGGTTTGTGCGGGCGGCCAATGCGCAACGATTGACCAATCGGCGATCCTGATGGCCTGCCAATTCGGCTGCGGCGCCAAGGGCAAGCTTGCCAACTATGCGGCGGGCGGCGACTGTAATGCCCGCAATGTCAAAGACGGCAATGGCGTCAGCGTCTGTTCCTATCTGGTCCGAGGCTCGGGTTACGATGTGTCCTGTTTTACCGGTCAACAACTGTGCGCTCAACCGCAGATCGGTCCTGGCGACTTCCCGACCTCGACGGGTATCGCGGCCTATGCGCCGACCCCCGCCAGCGCGTCGATCGTCGTCGCGCCGAGCGATGTCTGA
- a CDS encoding ISAs1 family transposase has protein sequence MRVAPLPGTLLSLFSQIPDPRRGQGQMYPQAPILLFTVLAMLAGAVSYRQVHAFIRIHLVRLNGVFGVSVRKAPAYSTVRFILRGLDGAEVERVFRQHAAGLPTPPAQEPDDAMPDDVMPACVAIDGKTLRGSFDAFNDRKAAHLLSAFASDGQIILGHLAIDEKSNEIPAAQDLIATLGLTGRMFTLDAMHAQKNLRRSPGHG, from the coding sequence ATGAGGGTTGCACCGTTGCCCGGCACATTGCTGTCATTGTTTTCGCAGATCCCCGATCCACGCCGTGGCCAGGGGCAGATGTATCCCCAGGCGCCGATCCTGCTGTTCACGGTGCTGGCGATGCTGGCCGGGGCGGTTTCGTATCGTCAGGTCCACGCCTTCATCCGCATCCATCTTGTCCGCCTGAACGGCGTGTTCGGGGTCTCGGTGCGAAAGGCCCCAGCCTACTCGACGGTGCGGTTCATCCTTCGCGGTCTCGACGGGGCGGAGGTCGAAAGGGTGTTCCGCCAGCATGCGGCCGGCCTGCCGACGCCCCCGGCCCAAGAGCCGGACGACGCCATGCCGGACGACGTCATGCCGGCGTGCGTGGCCATTGACGGCAAGACGCTGCGCGGCAGCTTCGACGCCTTCAACGATCGCAAAGCGGCGCATCTGCTGAGTGCTTTCGCCAGCGATGGTCAGATCATCCTCGGCCATCTGGCGATCGATGAGAAGAGCAACGAAATCCCCGCCGCCCAGGACTTGATCGCCACGCTGGGCCTGACCGGGCGCATGTTCACTCTCGACGCCATGCATGCCCAAAAAAACCTTCGCCGTAGCCCTGGCCACGGGTAA